A genomic region of Alicyclobacillus sp. SO9 contains the following coding sequences:
- a CDS encoding ABC transporter substrate-binding protein yields MGIKKLGIIATLCAAPALVVACGTSKPSNSSSGNSTSGSKTVTISEMDYYTAQTQASAIKNLISQFEQSHPNIKIDRTAVPYTQLLPKSLQEATSHTLPTILVTDNLNIPTMVQTGGLVPLTSVGQVDTSQYLKGSLTTVTQNGKLYGLPVGNNDLALYYNKTMLKQAGISSPPKTWSELLTDAKKLHKGSTYGIAFSAPNNEQAMWQLAPFVWSNGGKFTQMSSSGAEQAVNLWAKLVKEGGASKSVVNFSQTDVYNEFAAGRAAMMVMGPWEIPALKGKNIKYGVAPLPVNQSSQQMMSPIGGEAWTIAKNASTAQKKAAFTFIKWVQNKTRLEKFDAAFGYMPAYKPAFNQFVKDHQNYAVFANQLKHSQALFTNVGTNLPKVSDAVATALQSALTGSSTTQAAVKTAQQTISALPKN; encoded by the coding sequence ATGGGAATTAAAAAGTTGGGGATTATCGCAACGCTGTGCGCAGCACCGGCTCTGGTAGTCGCCTGTGGTACAAGCAAACCTTCCAACAGTAGCAGTGGGAACAGTACGAGCGGCAGTAAAACGGTAACGATATCGGAGATGGACTATTATACTGCACAGACCCAGGCCAGTGCTATCAAAAACCTGATTAGTCAATTTGAACAGAGTCATCCGAATATTAAGATTGATAGAACCGCTGTGCCGTATACACAACTGTTGCCGAAGTCTTTGCAAGAGGCAACAAGTCATACCCTTCCTACCATACTTGTTACAGATAATCTGAATATTCCAACCATGGTTCAAACCGGGGGATTGGTTCCGTTGACCAGTGTTGGGCAGGTAGATACCTCTCAATACTTAAAGGGATCGCTCACGACGGTAACGCAAAATGGAAAACTGTACGGATTGCCGGTTGGAAACAATGACCTGGCCTTGTATTACAACAAGACGATGTTGAAACAGGCAGGTATCTCTTCTCCTCCGAAGACTTGGTCCGAGCTGTTGACCGATGCAAAGAAACTTCACAAGGGATCTACCTACGGCATTGCATTTTCAGCCCCGAACAATGAACAAGCCATGTGGCAGTTGGCCCCGTTCGTGTGGAGCAATGGTGGGAAATTTACTCAAATGAGCTCCAGCGGAGCTGAACAGGCTGTAAATTTGTGGGCAAAGCTGGTGAAAGAAGGCGGGGCATCGAAATCAGTTGTGAACTTCAGTCAGACGGATGTCTACAATGAATTTGCGGCTGGCAGAGCTGCAATGATGGTGATGGGACCGTGGGAAATCCCTGCGTTAAAAGGAAAGAACATCAAGTACGGTGTGGCCCCTCTCCCAGTGAACCAGTCGTCTCAGCAAATGATGAGTCCTATTGGCGGTGAGGCCTGGACCATAGCGAAAAATGCATCCACCGCACAGAAGAAGGCTGCATTCACATTTATTAAATGGGTGCAAAACAAGACTCGACTCGAGAAATTTGATGCAGCCTTTGGTTACATGCCTGCATATAAACCGGCATTTAACCAGTTTGTAAAGGACCATCAGAACTATGCTGTATTTGCCAACCAGTTAAAGCATTCACAGGCTCTATTCACAAATGTGGGTACGAATTTACCAAAAGTCTCGGATGCTGTAGCGACTGCTTTGCAGTCTGCTCTTACAGGATCGTCGACTACGCAAGCGGCTGTGAAAACGGCTCAACAGACGATTAGTGCACTTCCAAAGAATTAA
- a CDS encoding LacI family DNA-binding transcriptional regulator codes for MGNIVTIHDIAKQLGINSSTVSRALSGRAGVSEELRAKILARAEELGYRPNLMARYLRQQSSNVIGLVMDEEFNWYISTLAQGVQSAAKELGFSVMIWNAPEIENQKAGLELFEQLRLAGVILASSYVSNRNPYLKSSLPTVCINRTEVHDTINFVHDDEHGAVLGILHLISLGHKRIGFINGPSDWSPSISRYRGVKHALSSAGLDFDEALYACGDWFRDSAYREAIRMLSLPDRPTAIFAANDLMAVGVYQAARELGLDIPHELSVLGYNDDPLCTYLVPELTTIDLANKDIGYQAAKTLFSQFTENTESCGPTAVKGELIVRGSTHQAPRSI; via the coding sequence GTGGGGAACATCGTTACGATTCATGATATAGCAAAGCAACTAGGCATAAACTCAAGCACTGTTTCCCGCGCTCTTAGTGGTCGCGCAGGCGTGAGTGAAGAGCTGAGGGCGAAAATTTTGGCGAGAGCTGAGGAACTGGGGTATCGACCCAATTTAATGGCGAGATACCTTCGTCAGCAATCTTCGAATGTCATCGGGCTAGTGATGGATGAAGAGTTTAATTGGTATATTTCCACGTTAGCACAAGGGGTGCAGAGTGCCGCCAAAGAACTGGGGTTCAGTGTAATGATTTGGAATGCTCCAGAAATTGAAAATCAGAAGGCAGGACTTGAACTTTTTGAACAACTTCGATTAGCTGGAGTTATATTGGCAAGCAGTTACGTTTCAAACAGAAATCCCTACTTGAAGTCTTCACTGCCAACAGTCTGTATTAATCGAACTGAGGTACACGATACCATCAACTTTGTCCATGATGATGAACACGGGGCAGTCCTCGGAATTCTCCATTTGATTTCTCTGGGTCATAAGCGAATCGGATTTATCAATGGGCCGTCTGACTGGAGTCCATCAATCTCCCGCTATCGCGGTGTCAAACATGCGTTATCGTCAGCGGGACTGGATTTTGATGAAGCACTGTACGCCTGTGGGGATTGGTTTAGAGACTCTGCTTACCGCGAGGCGATACGAATGTTGAGCCTGCCGGATAGACCCACGGCCATTTTTGCCGCAAATGACTTAATGGCCGTGGGTGTCTATCAAGCGGCTCGAGAACTGGGTTTGGATATCCCCCATGAGCTGTCCGTTCTTGGCTACAACGATGATCCGCTCTGCACTTACCTGGTTCCGGAACTGACCACAATTGACCTTGCAAATAAAGACATTGGGTATCAAGCTGCCAAAACACTGTTTTCTCAGTTCACGGAGAATACGGAATCGTGCGGCCCCACGGCTGTTAAAGGAGAGCTAATCGTTCGGGGGTCGACACACCAGGCTCCACGTTCCATCTAG
- a CDS encoding family 43 glycosylhydrolase, with amino-acid sequence MAGITGNHIYLVKLVQLNASTGKPQTSTPHVYALAQRLKAPDAIEAGYIIYRKPYYYLFTSFGLCCRGVNSTYHIMVGRSKTVTGAYVDKSGKRLLQGGGTEVLKSQGNMIGPGGQSIYKHGSTYYMVYHYYDAKEAGAARLQIRKLSWTPSGWPTAGKPIVPVP; translated from the coding sequence ATAGCGGGAATCACAGGGAATCATATTTATTTAGTCAAACTGGTTCAGCTTAATGCCAGTACGGGAAAACCACAGACGTCCACTCCTCACGTCTACGCTCTGGCTCAACGCCTCAAGGCGCCCGATGCAATTGAGGCAGGGTACATTATCTATCGGAAGCCTTATTATTACCTATTCACTTCGTTTGGGCTGTGTTGCCGTGGAGTGAATAGTACGTATCATATTATGGTTGGCCGTTCAAAGACCGTAACGGGTGCTTATGTTGATAAGTCAGGAAAACGGTTACTTCAAGGCGGAGGTACCGAAGTTCTGAAGAGCCAGGGTAATATGATTGGACCAGGAGGACAATCCATTTACAAGCATGGAAGCACGTATTATATGGTTTATCACTACTATGACGCAAAAGAAGCTGGCGCGGCCAGGCTGCAAATCAGAAAGTTGAGCTGGACACCGTCAGGGTGGCCCACAGCCGGAAAGCCGATTGTTCCCGTACCCTAA
- a CDS encoding alpha-galactosidase, with amino-acid sequence MTIRFEQDSGLFYLRAHRTSYIMKLVKSKYLAHIYWGESIRQVNGDNLLRFQARPFSPVPLSEDPSFSLDTLPQEFASFGRTDLRFPSFQVERRDGTRITDLEYRDHKIYDGKPILSGLPATYVDNDSKAQTLEITMLDPVLQLQVILQYTVFERENVITRSVRFENIGKEKLILLRALSMSIDFSDSNFDLLRLSGAWGRERQIERASLHSGIQSIESRRGASSHQQNPFMALLRKDATEDYGEVYGFSFVYSGNFIAAVEVDQYDSARISMGINPFEFSWVLDPGEEFQTPEVVMVYSSNGIGGMSRTYHRLYREHLSRGRYRDTERPVLINNWEATYFDFDHGQIEDLSSVASDLGLELFVLDDGWFGHREDDTSSLGDWIPHKSKLPIGIDGLAASINKKGLAFGLWFEPEMVSVDSNLYRQHPDWCIHVPDRTRSEGRNQLILDFSKKEVCAEIIRSLSEVLLKAPVSYVKWDMNRNMSEVGSSALPPERQRETYHRYMLGLYQVLEEITSKFPDILFESCSGGGGRFDPGMLYYMPQTWTSDNTDAVSRLRIQYGTSIVYPAVTMGSHVSMVPNHQVGRITPLEFRGHVAMSGNLGYELDVQKLSTEEQAMMREQVSVYKEIRHIVQFGDFYRLRNPFECNETAWEFISEDRTEILAFYFKELSEANPPIRRLKLKGLDVEARYQVTSTDEMYYGDELMQLGIFIPPCQQDFKSFMWHFKVV; translated from the coding sequence ATGACGATTCGATTTGAACAAGACTCAGGCCTTTTCTATCTCCGGGCACATCGCACCAGTTACATTATGAAGCTAGTAAAATCGAAGTATTTGGCACATATATATTGGGGTGAAAGTATAAGGCAGGTTAATGGTGACAATTTGCTGAGGTTCCAGGCACGTCCATTTTCACCCGTACCTCTCTCCGAGGACCCATCCTTTTCATTAGACACATTACCTCAGGAATTTGCATCGTTCGGAAGAACTGATTTAAGATTCCCAAGTTTCCAAGTTGAGCGTCGCGACGGAACTCGGATTACCGATTTAGAGTATAGAGACCACAAGATTTATGATGGTAAGCCCATACTATCAGGGCTACCAGCAACTTACGTGGACAATGATTCAAAGGCACAAACGTTAGAAATCACCATGCTAGATCCCGTCTTGCAATTACAAGTAATCTTACAGTACACAGTTTTCGAACGTGAGAATGTCATTACGCGTTCAGTGCGGTTCGAGAACATAGGAAAGGAAAAATTGATTCTTTTACGGGCCTTAAGTATGAGTATTGATTTTTCCGACTCAAATTTTGATTTACTTCGACTATCTGGCGCGTGGGGCAGGGAACGGCAGATTGAAAGAGCGTCCTTGCACAGCGGTATCCAGTCTATAGAGAGCCGTAGGGGAGCAAGCAGTCATCAACAAAACCCTTTCATGGCACTTTTACGCAAGGATGCAACTGAGGATTACGGGGAAGTCTACGGCTTCAGTTTTGTCTACAGCGGCAACTTCATTGCTGCTGTAGAAGTCGATCAATACGACTCCGCCCGAATCTCTATGGGCATCAATCCTTTTGAGTTCTCGTGGGTGTTAGACCCTGGAGAGGAATTCCAGACTCCGGAGGTGGTCATGGTCTACTCAAGCAACGGCATTGGCGGCATGTCACGAACCTACCACCGCCTCTATCGTGAGCACTTGTCTCGAGGTCGGTACCGGGACACTGAGCGCCCGGTGTTGATTAATAACTGGGAAGCGACGTATTTTGACTTTGACCATGGTCAAATTGAAGACCTCTCAAGTGTTGCCAGTGATTTAGGACTAGAGTTGTTTGTATTGGATGATGGCTGGTTTGGACACAGAGAAGATGATACGTCTTCGCTAGGGGATTGGATTCCGCATAAATCTAAACTACCAATTGGTATTGACGGTCTAGCAGCTAGTATTAACAAAAAGGGGCTGGCTTTCGGGTTATGGTTCGAGCCTGAAATGGTTTCTGTGGACAGTAATCTTTATCGGCAACATCCAGATTGGTGTATTCATGTCCCTGACAGAACTCGCTCGGAAGGAAGGAATCAGCTGATTTTAGATTTTTCTAAGAAAGAAGTATGTGCTGAAATTATTCGTTCCCTCTCGGAGGTGCTTTTGAAAGCACCAGTTTCTTATGTTAAATGGGACATGAACCGCAACATGTCAGAAGTAGGTTCGTCTGCACTTCCGCCTGAACGGCAGCGGGAAACGTACCACAGGTATATGCTAGGCTTGTATCAAGTCTTGGAAGAAATCACTTCAAAGTTTCCTGACATTTTGTTCGAAAGCTGCTCTGGTGGTGGAGGTCGGTTTGACCCTGGAATGCTGTATTACATGCCTCAAACATGGACCAGCGATAATACCGATGCAGTCTCGAGGCTGCGCATTCAATATGGAACGAGTATTGTCTATCCAGCTGTGACTATGGGGTCCCATGTTTCTATGGTTCCGAATCATCAGGTTGGTCGAATAACCCCGTTGGAGTTTAGAGGTCACGTGGCAATGTCAGGTAACTTGGGTTACGAACTGGATGTTCAGAAGCTTAGTACCGAAGAGCAAGCGATGATGAGAGAACAAGTGTCGGTATATAAAGAAATTCGTCATATCGTTCAATTTGGAGATTTTTATCGCCTAAGGAATCCGTTTGAATGTAACGAGACGGCTTGGGAATTTATCTCTGAAGACCGGACTGAGATTCTAGCGTTTTACTTTAAGGAGTTGAGCGAGGCTAATCCTCCAATTAGACGCCTAAAATTAAAAGGATTGGATGTGGAGGCTCGATACCAAGTTACCAGTACGGACGAGATGTATTATGGTGACGAGCTCATGCAACTAGGAATTTTTATTCCTCCCTGTCAACAAGACTTTAAAAGCTTCATGTGGCACTTTAAAGTAGTTTAA
- a CDS encoding sugar ABC transporter substrate-binding protein has translation MRRQYVSKILLAGVAVGALALTGCGNNNSNNSSTAQGGSTGKVVHLRYMVWDPNEEVGYKKSIKEFEKLHPDIKVTLEQYSWSTYWHKLLTEMAAGDAPDVFWDHVTYFPQLVSSGELLNLSPYIKKDNVKLSGYYKSLVNQYKYKGNYYGLPKDWDTIALLYNKTEFKKMGIKMPGKLTWNPQNGGSFLKLAEKLTVDKNGKNATQPGFNPKQIKQYGYLSWNQNQEGYLNFVAENGGKFLDKKFGTKLQYDSPKAVQALQFMQNLIYKYHVSPPGSQTKGATSDQTLFDSGKVAMTTEGDWMLTPIAKGANFKIGVAELPMGPAGRVSVMNGLSDAVYAHTKHPQQAWELVKWLAGKKSENLLTSGGWVWSPRPSQDKNFIAYWKKKGINVTPFMKEAKGQTVSFPITYGWNEAYTKIRNTMNLMYLNQLSASQAAKKAVQEADAAFQSAAKGK, from the coding sequence GTGAGGCGGCAATATGTTAGTAAAATCCTTCTTGCTGGTGTCGCAGTCGGTGCTTTGGCATTGACGGGTTGTGGGAATAACAACTCTAATAACTCAAGCACTGCACAAGGGGGGTCAACAGGTAAAGTTGTCCATCTAAGGTACATGGTATGGGATCCGAATGAAGAAGTGGGCTATAAGAAATCAATTAAAGAGTTTGAGAAGTTACACCCTGACATTAAGGTTACGCTTGAGCAGTACAGTTGGAGTACCTATTGGCACAAGTTGTTAACTGAGATGGCAGCTGGCGACGCTCCAGACGTATTTTGGGACCACGTGACGTACTTCCCACAACTCGTGTCTTCTGGAGAATTACTTAATCTCTCACCTTACATTAAAAAGGACAATGTGAAGTTGAGTGGATATTATAAGAGCCTCGTCAATCAATACAAGTATAAAGGGAACTACTACGGTTTACCTAAGGATTGGGATACAATTGCTCTCCTATATAATAAGACAGAGTTTAAAAAAATGGGCATCAAGATGCCTGGGAAACTGACTTGGAATCCGCAAAACGGTGGTAGCTTTTTGAAACTTGCTGAGAAGCTTACGGTTGATAAGAATGGGAAAAATGCTACGCAACCAGGCTTTAACCCAAAACAAATTAAGCAGTACGGGTACCTTTCATGGAATCAAAATCAGGAGGGTTATTTAAATTTCGTAGCAGAAAACGGAGGAAAATTTCTCGACAAGAAGTTTGGAACAAAACTACAATACGACTCGCCAAAGGCCGTACAGGCGCTTCAATTTATGCAAAACCTAATTTATAAATATCACGTATCACCACCAGGGTCTCAGACAAAGGGGGCGACATCTGACCAGACTTTGTTTGACTCCGGCAAAGTCGCGATGACAACAGAAGGTGATTGGATGCTAACGCCAATCGCAAAGGGCGCTAATTTCAAGATTGGCGTTGCAGAGCTTCCAATGGGTCCGGCTGGTCGCGTAAGTGTGATGAACGGACTTTCCGATGCTGTCTATGCGCATACCAAACATCCACAGCAGGCTTGGGAACTTGTAAAGTGGTTGGCCGGAAAGAAATCCGAAAATCTGTTAACCAGCGGTGGTTGGGTCTGGAGCCCGCGTCCATCACAGGATAAGAATTTTATAGCATATTGGAAGAAAAAAGGCATTAATGTCACACCATTCATGAAGGAAGCAAAGGGACAGACAGTGAGTTTCCCTATAACCTATGGGTGGAACGAAGCATATACAAAAATTCGTAATACGATGAATCTTATGTATCTGAATCAACTGTCAGCCTCTCAGGCTGCTAAGAAAGCTGTTCAAGAAGCAGATGCCGCTTTCCAATCAGCGGCTAAGGGAAAGTAA
- a CDS encoding carbohydrate ABC transporter permease, whose protein sequence is MKLKKKKLTGSTLVFLLLILGAIISIFPVFWALSTSLKSTSQVFSDPLGWIPHPFEWSNYVHVWTVEPFGRYIFNTFFVSIVTALGQMLFGALGAYAFARMKFVGKNVIFGMYLSTMMVPPVVTMIPLFILMKHLGWINTYYALIAPTVLGTPLGIFLLRQFFLTIPIELEEAARIDGASVMRIFWRIILPMTKPALTTLGLISFVMTWNNFIWPVIVINSDRYKVLTLAVAGFQTQYGSEWNYLMVVVLLTTIPLLIIFILFQRYIINGIQLSASK, encoded by the coding sequence ATGAAACTGAAGAAGAAAAAGCTGACCGGGAGCACTCTCGTGTTTCTGCTATTGATTCTAGGTGCTATTATTTCAATTTTCCCTGTATTCTGGGCTCTTAGTACCTCTCTCAAGTCAACAAGTCAGGTCTTTAGCGACCCGCTTGGATGGATTCCGCATCCGTTTGAATGGAGCAATTACGTACATGTATGGACTGTTGAACCGTTTGGCAGGTACATTTTCAACACATTTTTTGTATCGATTGTGACCGCACTTGGTCAGATGTTGTTTGGAGCACTAGGTGCATACGCTTTTGCTCGCATGAAGTTCGTGGGTAAAAACGTAATTTTTGGGATGTATTTAAGTACAATGATGGTTCCGCCAGTTGTCACGATGATCCCTTTGTTTATCTTAATGAAGCATTTGGGATGGATAAATACTTATTATGCTTTGATAGCCCCGACTGTACTGGGCACGCCGCTTGGGATATTTTTGCTGCGGCAGTTCTTTCTCACAATTCCTATCGAACTAGAAGAAGCAGCCAGAATCGATGGGGCAAGCGTGATGCGAATTTTCTGGAGAATTATATTGCCGATGACGAAACCGGCATTAACGACACTCGGACTTATCAGTTTTGTTATGACATGGAACAACTTTATTTGGCCGGTAATTGTGATTAATAGTGACAGGTATAAGGTCCTGACACTGGCGGTGGCGGGTTTCCAAACGCAATACGGTTCAGAGTGGAATTATTTAATGGTCGTTGTGTTACTGACAACGATACCGCTCCTTATTATTTTCATTTTGTTCCAACGGTACATTATTAACGGTATCCAACTGAGTGCATCAAAATAA
- a CDS encoding carbohydrate ABC transporter permease: MGTELSTVNSVHQQSKRFRRFQIAPYLFILPSLVGVLAFLLLPAAAIMVISFLKWNMISSPQFVGFSNYAKLIHSSTAIHSLLVTAYYVLLNIPLQTILAILLAILLNRKSRWMAVFRPIFVLPWLLTPVAVAATWLWLMNPGYGYFDHILTVLFGISPAWVSSKQLAMPAIALVNIWEFTGYNTLFFLAGLQGIPTHLYEAAEIDGAGPVRRFFTITLPLLQPTTMFVLITSVIGSFQVFGTIYVMTQGGPGNATNAIVYEIYQEAFQFFHMGYASALAVILFLGILVVTLLQFLYFRRHTTYDFS; the protein is encoded by the coding sequence ATGGGAACTGAACTGTCTACAGTGAATTCTGTTCACCAGCAAAGTAAGCGGTTTCGCAGGTTTCAAATTGCTCCATACCTGTTTATATTGCCAAGTTTGGTTGGGGTATTAGCCTTCTTGTTACTGCCGGCGGCAGCAATTATGGTTATTAGTTTTCTAAAGTGGAACATGATTAGCAGTCCCCAGTTTGTTGGGTTTTCCAATTATGCAAAGCTAATACATAGTTCTACCGCTATCCACTCTCTTCTTGTGACTGCGTATTATGTTCTACTTAACATTCCTTTACAGACTATTCTGGCGATATTACTTGCGATACTCCTCAACCGAAAAAGTCGATGGATGGCTGTGTTTCGTCCAATTTTTGTTTTGCCCTGGTTACTTACACCTGTTGCGGTGGCAGCAACGTGGCTCTGGCTTATGAATCCAGGTTACGGATATTTTGATCATATTTTGACTGTATTATTTGGAATTTCCCCTGCATGGGTCTCGTCGAAGCAGTTAGCGATGCCAGCGATCGCGTTAGTTAATATATGGGAATTCACTGGCTACAATACCTTGTTTTTTCTCGCTGGTCTTCAAGGTATACCGACTCATCTATATGAGGCCGCGGAAATAGACGGTGCTGGTCCCGTTAGACGGTTTTTTACAATCACTCTGCCGTTGCTGCAACCTACGACCATGTTCGTCTTAATTACGTCTGTCATAGGTTCCTTTCAAGTGTTCGGAACGATATACGTTATGACGCAAGGTGGTCCGGGCAATGCTACCAATGCCATTGTCTATGAGATTTACCAAGAGGCATTTCAATTCTTCCACATGGGTTATGCGTCAGCACTAGCCGTCATACTGTTCCTTGGTATTCTGGTCGTCACACTTTTGCAATTTTTATACTTCCGACGTCATACCACGTATGACTTTAGCTGA
- a CDS encoding LacI family DNA-binding transcriptional regulator, with the protein MATIRDIADKAGVSVATVSRVLNRDPLLNVAEDTRERIIRATSELGYRPRRVKKRKSLNYRVTIVPHEDEKHEWDDPYFLSIRRGVEEECLAHGIQVSYKWLSAGEPIDGEIIDSDGVIVIGELDEQLVENLSSANSNVIFIDFSPDAERFNSIQVNWKTATLKAFQYLEQMDITDIFYVGGTRKFGIDPREQVFKDFMTKARRLRDSSILRAEWSMTGGYNAVRQLIDRGKLPQALFLASDPMAMGAIRALQEGGFRIPDDILILGCDDIDQAKYCSPSLSTISVNTSEMGRCAVRLLLQTITEKLPPVEVYFPGYLVTRESTGRNMEGRL; encoded by the coding sequence ATGGCGACAATTCGGGATATAGCAGATAAGGCTGGTGTTTCGGTTGCGACGGTTTCTCGTGTCTTAAACCGAGATCCATTACTAAATGTTGCTGAGGACACGAGAGAGCGAATTATCAGAGCAACGTCAGAGCTAGGGTATCGCCCGAGAAGGGTAAAAAAGAGAAAATCACTGAACTATCGAGTTACAATTGTTCCTCATGAAGATGAAAAACATGAATGGGATGATCCCTACTTCTTGTCCATTCGTCGAGGTGTAGAAGAAGAATGCTTAGCTCATGGGATTCAAGTTTCCTACAAGTGGTTATCTGCTGGAGAGCCTATAGACGGAGAGATCATTGATTCCGATGGTGTGATAGTGATTGGCGAACTAGACGAACAACTTGTGGAGAATTTAAGCAGCGCAAATTCGAATGTGATTTTTATAGATTTTAGCCCAGATGCGGAACGCTTTAATTCTATTCAAGTAAATTGGAAAACAGCAACATTGAAAGCATTTCAATACTTAGAACAAATGGATATAACTGACATATTTTATGTTGGAGGTACGAGGAAATTCGGGATCGACCCGAGGGAACAAGTGTTTAAGGATTTCATGACAAAAGCTCGACGGCTTAGGGATAGTTCTATTCTGAGGGCTGAATGGTCAATGACGGGCGGTTACAATGCGGTTCGACAGCTTATTGATAGAGGCAAATTGCCGCAAGCTCTGTTTCTTGCTAGTGATCCGATGGCTATGGGTGCAATACGTGCTTTGCAGGAAGGTGGATTCCGGATTCCCGATGACATATTAATTCTCGGTTGTGATGACATTGACCAGGCTAAGTACTGCAGCCCGTCTCTGTCGACAATCAGTGTCAATACAAGCGAAATGGGTAGGTGTGCAGTTCGGTTGCTGTTGCAGACCATAACGGAGAAGTTACCACCTGTTGAGGTTTACTTTCCGGGCTATTTAGTAACTAGAGAGAGTACTGGAAGAAATATGGAGGGGCGGTTGTAA
- a CDS encoding DUF5372 family protein, producing the protein MQNALQPNSLSESVTITHPFHPLHGQTFTLLKIKHVNGIPLYSLQTDSSVICVPESWTDRHRPQDTKPVTPFNGLDLKELVELLRSLDDSSVSTANLIDNSK; encoded by the coding sequence GTGCAAAATGCACTTCAGCCCAATTCTCTTTCGGAATCTGTAACTATCACTCATCCATTTCATCCACTCCATGGGCAGACCTTTACTCTGCTCAAAATCAAACACGTCAATGGGATCCCACTGTATTCACTTCAAACAGACTCCAGTGTAATTTGTGTTCCAGAATCCTGGACGGACCGGCATCGTCCTCAGGATACTAAGCCAGTCACACCATTCAACGGGTTGGACTTAAAGGAATTAGTTGAACTCCTTCGGAGCTTAGATGATTCCTCTGTCTCAACAGCGAATTTAATTGACAATTCCAAATGA
- a CDS encoding DUF6788 family protein — protein sequence MNTTDKNKSPRRFKSVPSQELKERKLQLLEALPPMGHVLRGSLITRQVKCGKPTCHCATGAGHKSLYLSSFYHGKTHMDYVPAAWEQQVRAGLENFEVAQDILSELTELNLELLRRRDNE from the coding sequence ATGAACACTACTGATAAGAATAAGTCACCTAGAAGATTTAAATCTGTTCCTTCTCAGGAACTCAAAGAACGAAAACTGCAACTATTGGAGGCGTTGCCACCTATGGGCCATGTTCTCCGCGGTTCCCTTATCACTCGGCAGGTGAAGTGTGGCAAGCCAACCTGTCACTGTGCTACTGGCGCTGGTCATAAAAGTTTGTACTTGTCATCTTTTTACCATGGTAAAACCCATATGGATTACGTTCCTGCAGCCTGGGAGCAGCAGGTACGAGCCGGACTTGAAAATTTTGAGGTCGCACAGGACATTCTCTCGGAACTGACTGAGCTCAACCTGGAACTACTTCGACGCCGAGATAACGAATAG